The Caretta caretta isolate rCarCar2 chromosome 10, rCarCar1.hap1, whole genome shotgun sequence genome has a window encoding:
- the TRIM69 gene encoding E3 ubiquitin-protein ligase TRIM69 encodes MSSSSSTNISSSSCTSVSDNESKINLLLGTSSSDLPSGPQAEDFTKELTCPLCLEWFKEPVILPCGHNFCRPCIEEIWGRAEVCLCPDCQAQSPDRQYIGNIVLEKLVEKIKGFHVGKCQQKCSKHGEPLKLFWKMDGKLACFLCRDAQKPEDQSSQFLLLPDAVQLYVEKLISTRTQLEATVQELKTLKNAQQEKISCHKENKFHLQHHISLEFLKLHQFLHGREKRLMNELQEEGKIFLQEMEANLNKLQEKWQRAKETVLHIQSRLYQHSSINFLTGIKTFMEHLEQKASTLSLGALVCHELSLGQFKGPIQYTAWKEMKSILRPGLSLVILDPKTAHPNLILSEDLRCVRHDDTKQMLPDTPERFDSSVAVLGSEGFTSGKHYWEVEVENKTKWTLGVVKESINRKGNNTLSPRDGYWLIRLRNRNKFKALDIPTRGLTLSTSLSRIGVYLDYEGGQVSFYDANKMSHIYTFMDTFTEKLYPYFCPCLNDSSENSEPLKIFFNM; translated from the exons ATGTCATCTTCCTCCAGCACAAACATCTCCTCTTCCTCATGCACTTCTGTAAGTGACAATGAAAGCAAAATAAACCTCTTACTTGGCACCAGCTCCTCCGACCTGCCCTCAGGGCCACAAGCTGAAGATTTCACCAAGGAATTGACCTGCCCTCTGTGCTTGGAATGGTTTAAGGAGCCGGTGATTTTGCCTTGTGGCCACAACTTCTGCAGACCCTGTATTGAGGAAATCTGGGGCAGGGCGGAGGTCTGCCTGTGCCCAGACTGCCAAGCACAGTCCCCGGACAGGCAGTACATAGGGAACATAGTGCTGGAAAAACTAGTGGAAAAGATCAAGGGCTTTCACGTAGGGAAATGCCAGCAGAAGTGCAGCAAACATGGCGAGCCTCTCAAGCTCTTCTGGAAGATGGATGGGAAACTGGCCTGTTTTCTCTGCAGAGATGCCCAGAAGCCTGAAGATCAAAGCTCCCAATTCCTACTCCTCCCAGACGCTGTGCAGCTCTATGTG GAAAAGCTGATCTCCACCAGAACTCAGTTGGAGGCCACTGTGCAGGAATTAAAGACTCTGAAGAATGCCCAGCAAGAGAAGATCTCTTGTCACAAA GAGAACAAATTTCATCTTCAGCACCACATCTCCTTAGAGTTTCTGAAGCTCCACCAGTTCCTGCATGGAAGGGAGAAAAGATTAATGAATGAGCTGCAAGAGGAGGGGAAAATCTTCCTCCAAGAAATGGAGGCGAATCTAAACAAGCTCCAGGAAAAGTGGCAGCGAGCCAAGGAGACAGTGTTACACATTCAGTCCCGGCTCTACCAGCACAGTTCTATCAATTTCCTTACA GGCATAAAAACCTTCATGGAACA CTTGGAGCAAAAAGCAAGCACCTTATCTCTGGGTGCACTTGTCTGTCATGAACTAAGCCTGGGACAGTTCAAGGGTCCAATTCAGTACACTGCATGGAAGGAAATGAAATCCATCCTCAGACCAG GTCTTTCCTTGGTGATTCTGGACCCGAAGACAGCGCATCCAAACCTCATTCTCTCTGAAGATCTGCGCTGCGTGAGACATGATGACACAAAGCAGATGCTCCCAGATACCCCAGAGAGGTTTGATTCCAGTGTAGCTGTCCTGGGGTCTGAAGGATTCACTTCAGGAAAACATTATTGGGAAGTGGAGGTGGAGAACAAGACCAAATGGACTTTGGGGGTGGTCAAAGAGTCCATCAACCGGAAAGGGAACAACACATTATCACCCAGGGATGGATACTGGCTTATAAGGCTCAGGAACAGGAATAAGTTTAAAGCTTTGGATATACCTACGAGAGGTCTGACCCTGAGCACTAGCCTGTCTAGGATTGGGGTGTATCTGGACTATGAGGGGGGACAGGTGTCCTTTTATGATGCTAATAAGATGTCCCATATCTACACTTTCATGGACACTTTCACAGAAAAGCTTTACCCATACTTCTGTCCCTGCTTGAATGACTCCAGTGAGAACAGTGAACCCCTGAAAATCTTCTTCAACATGTAG